The following coding sequences lie in one Methylosinus sp. H3A genomic window:
- a CDS encoding RHE_PE00001 family protein — protein sequence MGLDRPGSVSFERLQAPFESASDALARLDERLRSSPVAEAFVLRAHFHDACAALRRAGEFVQIEDLVLHDAGTDVRTPTHELLRAHAVHLTRRRIAAREPAWALRTDGLADLRGAWRPQGEVCEPTTGSRTMGEDVADGELDEEDGETIRTGEFDEIDELLARTSRAIERTEPASLKRDDSRLVYDEDWDEEARVAEWRECLGRTQNLPPLMAASVALDAWEKIEPLQSSAWLGPLLTAALLRSRGKTRYYLTALHSGFRQAKYRRAGRDDFESRLVAFACAIETMAKADSKELDRLTLARELLLRKCKDRRTSSRLPRLVDLCRVQCAAAARVRASRCSSP from the coding sequence ATGGGATTAGATCGTCCCGGCTCGGTCTCATTCGAGCGCCTGCAAGCGCCTTTCGAGAGCGCGTCGGACGCTCTCGCGCGTCTCGACGAGCGGCTTCGCTCCAGTCCCGTCGCCGAAGCCTTCGTTCTTCGCGCGCATTTCCACGACGCCTGCGCAGCTTTGCGGCGCGCGGGCGAATTCGTGCAGATCGAAGACCTGGTGCTTCATGATGCCGGAACGGACGTACGCACGCCGACGCACGAACTCTTGCGGGCCCACGCCGTTCATCTCACGCGCCGTCGCATAGCTGCTCGCGAACCGGCGTGGGCGTTGAGGACCGACGGACTCGCCGATTTGCGCGGTGCTTGGAGACCACAGGGCGAGGTGTGCGAGCCAACCACCGGTTCGCGCACCATGGGCGAAGACGTGGCGGATGGGGAGTTGGATGAGGAGGACGGCGAGACGATCCGTACAGGAGAATTCGACGAAATCGATGAATTGCTGGCGCGAACGTCACGTGCGATCGAGCGAACCGAGCCGGCTTCGCTGAAGCGAGACGACTCTCGTTTGGTTTACGACGAAGATTGGGACGAGGAGGCCCGCGTCGCGGAGTGGCGCGAGTGTCTGGGCCGCACCCAGAACCTTCCGCCCTTGATGGCCGCAAGCGTCGCGCTCGACGCCTGGGAGAAGATCGAGCCGTTACAGAGCAGCGCTTGGCTGGGCCCTTTGCTCACCGCGGCCTTGCTACGTTCCCGCGGAAAGACGCGGTACTATCTCACAGCGCTGCATTCGGGATTTCGACAGGCCAAATATCGCCGAGCTGGGCGGGATGATTTTGAATCTCGATTGGTCGCATTCGCGTGTGCAATCGAGACGATGGCGAAGGCGGACTCGAAGGAACTCGACAGATTGACGCTTGCACGCGAGCTCCTGCTCAGAAAATGCAAAGATCGCAGAACGAGTTCGAGGCTGCCGCGGCTCGTCGACTTGTGCCGTGTCCAATGCGCAGCCGCAGCGCGCGTCCGCGCAAGCCGGTGTTCCTCACCGTGA
- the hyfB gene encoding hydrogenase 4 subunit B, which translates to MPLTVALWSIAALLGTGALSIALARSVAASRVVYGLCCVLCVVLFAAAVIPRSAVALTAALPLGLPWIGAHFRLDVLSAFFLAIINLGGAAASLYAIGYGAHEKHPSRILPFFPAFLAGMNLVLLADDAFSFLVAWEFMSLSSWALVLAHHHDAENRRAAFTYLLMASFGTLALLMAFGLLAGSVGGYSFSDIRQAAAPSWKSGLVLALVLLGAGSKAGLVPLHVWLPLAHPAAPSHVSALMSGVMTKVAIYGFIRIVFDLLGPPEFWWSAPPLTLGAITAIFGILCATIQSDLKKLLAYSTIENIGVIFIALGLALAFKANGMALPAALAFTAALFHIFNHSLFKSLLFFGAGAVLNATGERDIERLGGLIHSMPRTAFLFLGACLAISALPPLNGFVSEWLVFQAVLLSPSLPQWGLKLLVPAVGVALALSAALCAGCFVRLFGIAFLGRARSSAARNAHETDFWSLAAMSGLLALCLLAGLLPSYLIDTITPAAKLFVGGHMPTQGGLPWLSIVPIAESRSSYNGLLLFIFIVFSTLVAARFVHGFGSRASRRGLAWDCGYPDASPVTQYTASSFAQPVRRTLGNVAFVARDHLDMPPPGDIRPARFNVEIHDRVWAGVYAPILRGVDFCADQFNKTHFLTIQGNLTLVFIALVGLLLVVAIWP; encoded by the coding sequence ATGCCCTTGACGGTCGCCCTTTGGAGCATCGCCGCATTGCTCGGCACGGGAGCGCTCTCTATCGCCCTTGCGCGAAGCGTCGCCGCGAGCCGGGTCGTCTATGGTCTTTGTTGCGTGCTCTGCGTCGTGCTTTTCGCCGCCGCGGTCATCCCCCGGAGCGCCGTCGCGCTAACGGCCGCGCTGCCGCTCGGCCTGCCTTGGATCGGCGCGCACTTCCGATTGGATGTGCTGAGCGCATTCTTTCTCGCCATCATCAACCTGGGGGGAGCAGCGGCGAGCCTCTATGCGATCGGCTACGGCGCTCATGAGAAGCATCCTTCTCGCATCCTGCCATTTTTTCCAGCCTTCCTGGCCGGCATGAATCTCGTGCTTCTGGCGGACGACGCATTCAGCTTTCTCGTCGCCTGGGAGTTCATGTCGCTTTCGTCATGGGCGCTCGTCCTGGCGCATCATCATGACGCCGAAAACCGACGAGCCGCGTTCACATATCTGCTCATGGCGAGCTTCGGCACGCTCGCGCTATTGATGGCGTTCGGGCTCCTGGCGGGATCGGTCGGCGGCTATTCCTTCTCGGATATCCGCCAGGCGGCGGCCCCGTCATGGAAGTCCGGGCTCGTCCTGGCGCTGGTCCTCTTGGGCGCGGGTTCGAAGGCCGGCCTCGTTCCCTTGCACGTCTGGCTACCGCTCGCCCACCCCGCCGCGCCGAGTCATGTCTCGGCATTGATGAGCGGCGTCATGACGAAAGTCGCCATCTATGGATTCATTCGCATCGTTTTCGACTTGCTCGGGCCGCCGGAGTTCTGGTGGAGCGCGCCGCCGCTGACGCTAGGGGCGATCACCGCCATATTCGGCATCCTCTGCGCGACGATCCAGAGCGACCTGAAGAAACTGCTCGCTTACAGCACGATCGAAAATATCGGCGTCATTTTCATCGCTCTCGGTCTGGCGCTGGCGTTCAAGGCGAACGGCATGGCCCTGCCCGCCGCGCTCGCTTTCACCGCCGCTCTTTTCCACATCTTCAATCACTCCTTGTTCAAGAGCCTTCTGTTCTTCGGCGCCGGCGCGGTGCTCAACGCCACCGGCGAGCGCGACATCGAGCGTCTCGGCGGGCTCATCCATTCGATGCCGCGAACGGCGTTCCTGTTCTTGGGCGCATGCCTTGCAATTTCCGCTTTGCCGCCGCTCAATGGATTCGTTTCCGAATGGCTCGTTTTCCAGGCGGTTCTGCTCAGCCCATCGCTGCCGCAATGGGGTCTGAAACTCCTGGTTCCCGCCGTGGGCGTCGCGCTGGCGCTGAGCGCGGCGCTCTGCGCGGGATGTTTCGTGCGGCTCTTCGGCATTGCATTTCTAGGACGTGCTCGGTCATCCGCGGCCAGGAACGCGCATGAGACGGATTTTTGGTCGCTCGCGGCAATGTCGGGTCTCTTGGCCCTTTGTCTCCTGGCGGGCCTTTTGCCGAGCTATTTGATCGATACGATCACGCCGGCCGCAAAGCTGTTCGTCGGCGGTCATATGCCGACCCAGGGCGGGCTTCCCTGGCTGTCGATCGTGCCGATCGCCGAGAGCCGCAGCTCCTACAACGGCCTCCTGTTGTTCATCTTCATCGTCTTCTCGACTTTGGTCGCCGCACGGTTCGTTCATGGGTTCGGTTCGCGCGCGTCCCGGCGAGGCCTGGCATGGGATTGCGGTTATCCCGACGCGAGCCCCGTCACCCAATACACCGCCAGCAGCTTCGCTCAGCCCGTTCGCCGAACACTCGGGAATGTCGCCTTTGTGGCGCGTGACCATTTGGATATGCCGCCTCCCGGCGACATTCGTCCAGCCCGATTCAACGTCGAAATTCACGATCGGGTCTGGGCAGGCGTGTACGCGCCGATTTTGCGAGGCGTCGATTTTTGCGCGGATCAATTCAACAAGACGCATTTTCTGACCATCCAGGGAAATCTCACGCTCGTCTTCATCGCTCTCGTCGGCCTGCTTCTGGTGGTTGCGATATGGCCATGA
- a CDS encoding respiratory chain complex I subunit 1 family protein, protein MAMIFDFAVQGLQMILVLALAPLLLGFTRKIKARLLRRRGPTIIQPYRDLFKLMRKDVVLADNASWLFRTAPYLIFAATWVAAALVPTFATGLMFSWSADLIVITALLGSARFFLALAGMDVGTSFGGIGSSRETMFASLAEPAMIMIVFVVALIAGSTQLSEIAVHMVSHLELRVSYGLALIGLVIVAIAENGRIPVDNPATHLELTMVHEAMVLEYSGRHLAVIELASALKLLLYVSLIACIFAPWGLARHGADFSAMMLGAAAFVVKLAVGGFLLAFFEVSTAKMRVFRVPDFLGAALMLGLLGTLLLFVSRSL, encoded by the coding sequence ATGGCCATGATCTTCGATTTCGCGGTTCAGGGGCTGCAAATGATTCTGGTGCTGGCTTTGGCGCCGCTGCTGCTCGGCTTCACCCGCAAAATCAAGGCGCGTCTGTTGCGCCGGCGCGGGCCGACGATCATTCAGCCGTACCGCGATCTCTTCAAGCTGATGCGCAAGGACGTCGTGCTCGCCGATAACGCCTCATGGCTGTTTCGTACGGCGCCTTACCTGATCTTCGCGGCGACCTGGGTCGCCGCGGCGCTCGTGCCGACCTTCGCCACCGGGCTGATGTTCAGCTGGTCGGCCGACCTCATCGTCATCACCGCTCTCCTGGGAAGCGCCCGGTTCTTTCTGGCGCTCGCCGGAATGGACGTTGGAACCAGCTTCGGCGGGATCGGCTCGAGCCGCGAGACGATGTTCGCGTCTCTCGCCGAACCGGCGATGATCATGATCGTCTTCGTCGTCGCTCTTATCGCCGGCTCGACCCAGCTTTCCGAAATCGCCGTTCATATGGTCTCGCACCTCGAATTGCGCGTATCCTATGGCCTGGCGCTGATCGGGCTCGTTATTGTCGCGATTGCCGAGAACGGCAGAATCCCGGTCGACAATCCGGCGACGCATCTCGAGCTCACCATGGTGCATGAAGCGATGGTGCTCGAATATTCCGGACGCCATCTCGCGGTGATCGAGCTCGCTTCGGCGCTGAAGCTGCTCTTGTACGTTTCGTTGATCGCTTGCATCTTCGCGCCATGGGGGCTCGCCCGGCACGGCGCGGATTTCAGCGCCATGATGCTCGGCGCGGCCGCCTTCGTCGTCAAATTGGCCGTCGGCGGGTTTCTTCTCGCGTTCTTTGAAGTTTCAACGGCGAAAATGCGCGTGTTTCGCGTGCCCGACTTCCTCGGCGCGGCGCTGATGCTCGGACTTCTCGGCACGTTGCTGCTGTTCGTGTCACGGAGCCTTTGA
- a CDS encoding hydrogenase-4 component E has translation MGNLSFDVAHLFAGGLVLVSFILLYQDRMTGLINIFTLHAVVLSFSVGWQAYTQHAPHLYVTAAIAIIFKAVIIPVSLQRIMLRLRIHRDIEIIGGVGVTMLLGICLVALSLIVMLPATAAADPLAREDLAFALSVVLLGLLMMVTRRNAISQVIGFMSLENGLILAATGAKGMPLVVEISVAFSVLIAFIVIGIFLFRIRERFDTVDIQELDRARGGQR, from the coding sequence ATGGGAAACCTGTCGTTCGACGTAGCTCATTTGTTCGCCGGAGGCCTCGTTCTCGTCAGCTTCATATTGCTCTATCAGGATCGCATGACGGGGCTGATCAACATCTTCACCCTTCATGCCGTCGTTTTGTCGTTTTCGGTCGGCTGGCAGGCCTATACCCAGCACGCCCCACACCTCTATGTGACGGCGGCGATCGCAATCATCTTCAAGGCAGTCATCATTCCCGTCAGTCTTCAGCGCATCATGCTGCGCCTGCGAATTCATCGCGATATCGAAATCATCGGCGGTGTCGGCGTCACGATGCTGTTGGGAATTTGTCTCGTCGCCTTGTCGCTCATCGTCATGCTTCCAGCCACGGCGGCGGCCGACCCGCTGGCGCGCGAAGATCTCGCCTTCGCGCTGTCCGTCGTGCTTCTCGGCCTGCTCATGATGGTGACGCGGCGCAATGCGATCAGCCAGGTCATTGGCTTCATGTCGCTCGAAAACGGGCTGATTCTCGCGGCGACCGGGGCCAAGGGCATGCCGCTCGTGGTCGAGATCAGCGTCGCTTTTTCCGTCTTGATCGCCTTCATCGTCATCGGAATTTTTCTGTTTCGCATTCGCGAACGTTTCGACACCGTCGATATCCAAGAGCTTGACCGCGCTCGTGGAGGCCAGCGATGA